Below is a window of Veillonella rodentium DNA.
CATTACCTGCGATCATTGTACTTTAAAATTTAGATGAAGTAAAGAGTTTTTTAAATATTAGATGAAAATATCGATTTTTATCAATAAGCAAAAAGTCATCTGAATACTATTTTGAATATATAAATTAATATCTCCTATACATATTAACTATATCTTTATAGACCGAACTATCCCAGGAACCCGCCGTGTCCCATACGGATACAGTCCTCCTTGGTAATTTCATCGTCCGCAACGAGACGCGGCACAATTTCATCAAATGCCGTAGGCTTACTGAACAGTACGCCGCCCGGTACGCCGAGAATCGGAATGCCGTCCGCACAGTACGCGATGCATACCATGGACCCCGGCAACACGGGCAGACCATAGGTAACAACGCGGTCCGCATAGCGTTTAATCGCCCCCGGTGTAAGATCATCAGGGTCGACACTCATACCGCCGGTACAGAAAATAATATCTGCACCCGCCGCTTTCACCTTATCGATGGCCGCCACGATATCATCGGTATTATCCGGCACAATCTCATGTGCAATTTTGCGGGCCCCGTATTCGGCACATCGTTTCTCAATGATCGGGGTGAAAGCATCCTTAATACGCCCCTCAAACACTTCGGATCCGGTCGTAACGATGCCCATTGTCTTACGCTCAAACGGTTTTACATGTAAAATCGGTTCGTCCTTTGCGATATCTCGCGCCGCCTCAACCTGTTTTTCGTCCAGAAGCAACGGAATACAACGCATTCCCGCCAGTTTCTCTCCTGCTTTCACCGGGGTATTATTAAATTTTGTAACAATCGTCAGCTCTCCGACGCTGTTAATGGCATGCAAACGTTCCACGTCCACCTTGAAGAGTCCGTCCGTATCCGCAATCGCCTCGATTTTCCCCTGTGACATAGGCCCTGCATGCATATAATTGCCGCCGGCCATATCATAAAGAGCACGAGCCACATCCTCTTCATGCAAGAAACCCTCATCCTCCGGCTCCATCACAAATACATGTTCCTTGCCGAGATCCAGAAGTTTAGGAATATCCTCCTCCGTAATCACGTGCCCACGGCGGAACGGCGTGTCTTTCACCTCACCGATGACAATTCTCACAAGATCGTGTAATAATGCATGCCCTACGGCATCCTGCGTTCTAATGGACTTCATATGTTCTCCTCAATTCAAGTTATTCTCAATTTAAAATAAGCAATACAAATTATAGCATATACATACAACTTAAAATATGCGAGCCGCTACGAGACCTGCCCAGCACAGGATAAGGCCGCCTATGACCTGCAATCCACCATACCAAAGCGCCCGTACATAGGATTCCGCCATCATGAGCTGCAACATTTCAAAGGCAAATGTAGAAAATGTGGTGAAAGCTCCGAGGCCGCCCACAACGAGGAAAAATCGCAGCCATTGCGGAATGTCGGGCTTCTGCATATATAGCCCCAAAATAAGCCCTATAATCAAACAGCCGACGAGATTCACCACAATGGTACCGTACGGAAACGACTCGACCTTCGTCATCACCCATTCACCTACAGCCAGGCGAAATAGCGCCCCTAAGGCTCCGCCGAGAGCCACCGCTATATATTTTTCCATAATGCCTCCATCCATTTGCTTTCACAATTCGTGTAATTATCGGTAATACCCGATAATTATCAAGTTTTCCGTATTAGTAAAAGCCTGATAGTCTCAGTATACTATATTTAGAGAGCATGGAAAAGAAAAGGAGTCGTCATGAAAGCCAGCCCCGTTAAACTGACCGACCTGAAAATCAACAATTACGAAGACCCGTTTTTACAGCATCAATATGTGTGTTTGGGTCATAAAATCGCCATCATCCGCCTATCCATGAACATGTCTCAGAAAGAACTGGCTCATCTTGTAGGAATCAGTCGCAGTTACCTGAGCAAGCTCGAACGCGGCATCGGCATATCCGGTGTCTCCGTGGAAATCCTCTTCAAAATCGCCCAGTCCCTGCAGATCAATATCGGAAAGCTGATGCATCTGCGCATAAAGGACTACAAAACGTGCAATGCGCACCTGACGGCGCATTATAAGAGGATGGAGTTTCTTAATCGGCATAAAGAGTAGGGCCTCAAATATGCATTGCCATTCTACAACGGAAGAGAAAAATCTTATAAAAAGCCCCGCAGTTCATCAACCGCGGGGCTCTTTTTATACTTCATTGATTTTTTTGTCTTGTACTTCCGCATTCGCTTTTTTGAAGATGAATGCATTTGTTATATGTTTACGCATGGCTTCTTCCGCGGCCAGTTCATCATGGCGTTCGATGGCATCTACGATCTGATCGTGTTCGTCATCACAGTCATGGGTTCTCACGGCATTAAAAGAACTCAGATACATATCGCGGTTGACCCGCTCCCGAAAGCTTTCCAAATATTCCACAACGCGCTCGTTGCCGGAGCATTGAGCGATCATGGAGTGGAAGCGGCTGTTCACGTCAACGCGTTCGGTCGCATCTTCAATGGCATGCATTTCTTTGCATAAAGCCTTCAATTCTCTAACCTGAGCCATTGTCGCGTTGCGTGCACAAAGGCGTGCCCCAAGGCCTTCCATAACCTCCCGGCATTGGTAGAGCGCTATGATTTCCTCCGGCGTATCGGATTTTACCGTAACACCTTTCCACGGAACGATAACGACGAGATTATCCTTTGCCAATTTACGGAACGCCTCGCGTACCGGCGTCGCGCTGACCCGCAGCTGCGCCGCAATTTTCACTTCATTCAGCTTTTCCTCAGGCATCAGTTCTCCTGTTAAAATAGCCGTTTTCAGTGTTAAATATACCTGCTCGCTCAGCGGCAATCGCTCGATGGCGTCCACGGACGATAATTTATATTTCCCTTTTGATTCACTCTTGCCCATAGTCATCCCCTCACGCGTCCCTCAGCTTTCACACTTTCAAAGAACGCATAAAATGAGTATAATAAAGTATAAGACAAATTACTCTATAAAATAATTTGTATATATAATCGTTGTATACACTATAATTATAAAACTCGCTTATAAGCCTGTCAATTTAGCAATAGCCAAGAGATTTATCATTTTTTGAAAGTAAGGAAGTTACACCATGAGCCGTTGTCTGGTTATCATCAACCCCGTATCCGGGGGCGGTGCGGCACGCCGTTACGCCCTCGATTTACAATGGAAATTGAGTACCTTATTCGATACGATCGAAGTCAAATTCACCACCGGTGAAGGCGATGCCACCAGATTCGCAAAGAACGCCTGCGATCGCGGCTTCGACGCCGTATTCTGCATGGGTGGGGACGGAACGGTAAACGAAACCGTAAACGGCATAGCCCAAGGGGGCTTCACCTGTACATTCGGATTCATCCCCGTAGGAACGGTCAACGACATGTCCCGCGCATTGGGCATGCCGCAAAATCCGATGCTGGCTATACGCCGTCTCGACATCAACCAGACGCGCAGCATCGATATCGGTCGTTGTAATGATAAATATTTTTGCAATAACATCGCCGCCGGTGTCATTCCGAAGGTTATCGAGGAGGTAACGCCGAAGGAAAAGCGCATTTTAGGCCCTCTCGCCTACTTCTTGCGAGCCGGTCAGGCGCTCTTCACTACGAAAGACTACACATACCGCATCCAGACGGAAGATGACGACTTTATCTGTAAGTCGCCGCTCGTCCTGGCGTTGCTCACAAATGTAGTATCCAGCTTTGAACGGTTCATGCCGGAAGCATCCGTCGACGACGGCTATATGCGCATTATCATATTCAAGGAATACTTCATCCTGGATATTCTAAGCGTATTACCGCTCATCCTGAGCGGTGCCATCTATAATTCACGGTATACGACGACGTTAACCGTAAAAAAGGCACACATCGAGCTCTTATCGCAAGTCGATAACTTACCGACAAATATGGACGGTGATCAAGGTCCATATATGCCGGTAGATATCGAGGTATTACCGCAGGTGCTCAAGGTATTCGCACCGATCAAGCACAAAAAGAAAAAACCGTTATTGGCGAATATTCCCCGCATTTAACATGACGTGAGGATTTTCGCTTATACTATAATTGCATCATGCAATCTGAAGCTGTAAATATAACATGCTTTCACCGGCATATCGGTGAGCCGACAGAGGGCCTCTTTATAGAGGTCCATTTGTATTTTATAGCGCCTGATGAGTTC
It encodes the following:
- the crcB gene encoding fluoride efflux transporter CrcB; this encodes MEKYIAVALGGALGALFRLAVGEWVMTKVESFPYGTIVVNLVGCLIIGLILGLYMQKPDIPQWLRFFLVVGGLGAFTTFSTFAFEMLQLMMAESYVRALWYGGLQVIGGLILCWAGLVAARIF
- a CDS encoding GntR family transcriptional regulator, with protein sequence MGKSESKGKYKLSSVDAIERLPLSEQVYLTLKTAILTGELMPEEKLNEVKIAAQLRVSATPVREAFRKLAKDNLVVIVPWKGVTVKSDTPEEIIALYQCREVMEGLGARLCARNATMAQVRELKALCKEMHAIEDATERVDVNSRFHSMIAQCSGNERVVEYLESFRERVNRDMYLSSFNAVRTHDCDDEHDQIVDAIERHDELAAEEAMRKHITNAFIFKKANAEVQDKKINEV
- a CDS encoding helix-turn-helix domain-containing protein, giving the protein MKASPVKLTDLKINNYEDPFLQHQYVCLGHKIAIIRLSMNMSQKELAHLVGISRSYLSKLERGIGISGVSVEILFKIAQSLQINIGKLMHLRIKDYKTCNAHLTAHYKRMEFLNRHKE
- a CDS encoding molybdopterin-binding protein; the protein is MKSIRTQDAVGHALLHDLVRIVIGEVKDTPFRRGHVITEEDIPKLLDLGKEHVFVMEPEDEGFLHEEDVARALYDMAGGNYMHAGPMSQGKIEAIADTDGLFKVDVERLHAINSVGELTIVTKFNNTPVKAGEKLAGMRCIPLLLDEKQVEAARDIAKDEPILHVKPFERKTMGIVTTGSEVFEGRIKDAFTPIIEKRCAEYGARKIAHEIVPDNTDDIVAAIDKVKAAGADIIFCTGGMSVDPDDLTPGAIKRYADRVVTYGLPVLPGSMVCIAYCADGIPILGVPGGVLFSKPTAFDEIVPRLVADDEITKEDCIRMGHGGFLG
- a CDS encoding diacylglycerol/lipid kinase family protein; amino-acid sequence: MSRCLVIINPVSGGGAARRYALDLQWKLSTLFDTIEVKFTTGEGDATRFAKNACDRGFDAVFCMGGDGTVNETVNGIAQGGFTCTFGFIPVGTVNDMSRALGMPQNPMLAIRRLDINQTRSIDIGRCNDKYFCNNIAAGVIPKVIEEVTPKEKRILGPLAYFLRAGQALFTTKDYTYRIQTEDDDFICKSPLVLALLTNVVSSFERFMPEASVDDGYMRIIIFKEYFILDILSVLPLILSGAIYNSRYTTTLTVKKAHIELLSQVDNLPTNMDGDQGPYMPVDIEVLPQVLKVFAPIKHKKKKPLLANIPRI